From Streptomyces sp. CMB-StM0423, a single genomic window includes:
- a CDS encoding YqeB family protein produces the protein MDSGAPAMSRDDRDGGEPDGDPDGDRLAKRAAATVGPGLLYRLLLLAGLPALGLFLGWLVPRVADEVAGLKWAPMKGPFELVASFDDGWTAVAGPVVGLVLGLAGGLLVYVLAMRVTFEDDTVRIDKDGESRILARAEVAAAFLDKDRLVILDAASRQLLRRPTDLEPADLARGFTAHGYRWLHEDPYAGCYHRWVRDSAELSAAANAVLKAREHALTKKNATDAEELREEVQRLGHVVREEGTRQYWRPLRPEAAED, from the coding sequence ATGGATTCCGGAGCACCCGCGATGTCCCGTGACGACCGCGACGGCGGCGAACCCGACGGCGATCCCGACGGCGACCGCCTCGCCAAGCGCGCCGCCGCCACCGTGGGCCCGGGCCTGCTGTACCGCCTGCTGCTGCTCGCCGGTCTGCCGGCGCTCGGCCTCTTCCTCGGCTGGCTCGTCCCGCGCGTCGCGGACGAGGTCGCGGGGCTGAAGTGGGCGCCGATGAAGGGGCCGTTCGAGCTGGTGGCCTCCTTCGACGACGGCTGGACCGCGGTCGCGGGCCCCGTCGTGGGGCTGGTGCTGGGGCTGGCCGGCGGGCTCCTCGTGTACGTGCTGGCGATGCGCGTGACCTTCGAGGACGACACCGTACGGATCGACAAGGACGGCGAGTCCCGCATCCTGGCCCGCGCCGAGGTCGCCGCCGCCTTCCTTGACAAGGACCGGCTGGTGATCCTCGACGCCGCCTCCCGCCAACTGCTGCGCAGGCCCACCGACCTGGAGCCCGCCGACCTCGCCCGCGGCTTCACCGCGCACGGCTACCGGTGGCTGCACGAGGACCCGTACGCCGGCTGCTACCACCGCTGGGTCCGCGACTCCGCGGAGCTGTCCGCGGCGGCCAACGCCGTGCTGAAGGCCCGGGAGCACGCGCTCACGAAGAAGAACGCCACCGACGCGGAGGAACTGCGCGAGGAGGTGCAGCGCCTCGGCCACGTGGTGCGCGAGGAGGGCACCCGCCAGTACTGGCGCCCCCTGCGGCCCGAGGCCGCGGAAGACTGA
- a CDS encoding FAD/NAD(P)-binding protein, which translates to MAVVGAGAAGALTAMQLCETAIRRSTPLELVLIDPAPEAGRGIAYATPDPRHRLNVPAGGMSCYPDDPTHFVRWLRAHGEPDASACDFVSRHRFGAYLADSLGQAVIRAHGTVAVSRLRTKATGCTWTAGGRAALRLADGRTQRADSVVIATGPTPGPRGWAPAVLRASDRFVPDPWAPGALDPLAGDAHAAADVLLVGTGLTAVDMALSLERSGRRVHAVSRGGELPRPHALTALPPLQADPGLPGLPLAQLRAAVRRHVAAAVRAHGDWRPAVDGLRPLTQAMWARLSDDDRADFLARDASRWNVHRHRMPPATAESVQRALAARRLRLHTGQVRDVAEVPGGGLAVTLSGGRTLHVGWVVDCTGPGLRVEECADPLWRGLLADGTAMPGPLGIGVATDGGRLRPGRAPAIRAGSPAAAPPPLFTLGAARRGELWETTAVPEIRVQAAEVAAAVLEPLREPVRGRRRPTDINGLPVSTHAAAAAAYRTGLERLLKVRAGAETALARAVELDPGFALGHAALALVGHECGADVDVPRALADAQRAARERADERERAFVEVVTRRIAGSGGDEALTRHLAAYPGDALALSVAVPTIAFSGVTDLDGAMARRLVERTTSAYEGHWFHTSLLAFMRQDDGRFDEAGELARRALAVEPAAGHAVHALAHVHYETGAHERGRDWLDGWIGDQGRGATHRAHFSWHVALHELALDDPDAVRRRWFAQLAPGRVNGVRALVDSGSLLWRARMSGCWTGEQPVEGVLAAVEREVVERPATPFTAMHGAVALTAAGDLAALRRLRTHAAGADPVQREVVAPLCEALEAVLEERWPDAVARLESIRPVLRKVGGSAAQREVVEETLLFALVSGGRCEAARRLLETRLDRRDSPADHRRLAALPGLD; encoded by the coding sequence GTGGCCGTCGTCGGCGCGGGCGCCGCGGGGGCCCTGACCGCGATGCAGCTCTGCGAGACCGCGATCCGGCGCAGCACGCCGCTGGAGCTGGTGCTGATCGACCCGGCGCCGGAGGCGGGCCGCGGCATCGCGTACGCCACCCCCGACCCGCGGCACCGGCTGAACGTCCCGGCCGGCGGCATGAGCTGCTACCCGGACGACCCCACGCACTTCGTGCGCTGGCTCCGCGCCCACGGCGAGCCGGACGCCTCCGCCTGCGACTTCGTCTCCCGGCACCGCTTCGGCGCCTATCTCGCCGACTCCCTCGGCCAGGCCGTCATCCGGGCCCACGGCACCGTCGCGGTGAGCCGGCTGCGGACGAAGGCGACGGGCTGTACGTGGACCGCCGGCGGGCGCGCCGCCCTGCGCCTCGCCGACGGTCGCACCCAGCGGGCCGACAGCGTCGTCATCGCCACCGGACCCACGCCCGGCCCCCGCGGCTGGGCTCCGGCGGTCCTGCGTGCCAGCGACCGCTTCGTCCCCGACCCCTGGGCGCCCGGCGCCCTCGACCCGCTCGCCGGGGACGCCCACGCCGCCGCCGACGTGCTGCTCGTCGGCACCGGCCTGACGGCCGTGGACATGGCGCTGAGCCTGGAGCGGTCCGGCCGCCGCGTGCATGCCGTCTCCCGCGGCGGCGAACTGCCCCGCCCGCACGCCCTGACCGCGCTGCCGCCCCTCCAGGCGGACCCCGGCCTGCCCGGCCTGCCGCTGGCGCAACTGCGCGCCGCCGTACGCCGCCACGTGGCCGCCGCCGTCCGCGCCCACGGCGACTGGCGCCCCGCCGTGGACGGGCTGCGCCCGCTGACGCAGGCGATGTGGGCCCGGCTCTCCGACGACGACCGGGCCGACTTCCTGGCCCGCGACGCCTCCCGCTGGAACGTCCACCGGCACCGCATGCCCCCGGCCACCGCGGAGTCCGTGCAGCGGGCCCTGGCCGCGCGGCGGCTGCGGCTGCACACCGGGCAGGTGCGGGACGTCGCCGAGGTTCCCGGCGGCGGCCTGGCCGTCACCCTGAGCGGCGGCCGGACGCTGCACGTCGGCTGGGTGGTCGACTGCACGGGGCCCGGGCTGCGCGTCGAGGAGTGCGCCGACCCGCTGTGGCGGGGGCTGCTCGCGGACGGCACGGCCATGCCGGGCCCGCTGGGCATCGGGGTGGCCACCGACGGCGGCCGGCTGCGCCCGGGCCGTGCCCCGGCGATACGGGCCGGCTCCCCCGCCGCCGCTCCCCCGCCGCTGTTCACCCTCGGCGCCGCCCGCCGCGGCGAGCTGTGGGAGACCACCGCCGTGCCGGAGATCCGGGTCCAGGCCGCCGAGGTCGCCGCCGCCGTGCTGGAGCCGCTGCGCGAGCCGGTACGGGGCCGGCGCCGGCCCACCGACATCAACGGCCTGCCCGTCTCCACGCACGCCGCTGCCGCCGCCGCGTACCGCACGGGCCTGGAGCGGCTGCTGAAGGTCCGCGCGGGCGCCGAGACCGCGCTCGCCCGCGCCGTGGAGCTGGACCCGGGCTTTGCGCTGGGGCACGCCGCGCTCGCGCTCGTCGGGCACGAGTGCGGCGCGGACGTCGACGTGCCGCGGGCGCTGGCCGACGCGCAGCGCGCGGCGCGCGAGCGCGCGGACGAGCGCGAGCGGGCCTTCGTGGAGGTCGTCACCCGCCGGATCGCCGGCTCCGGCGGCGACGAGGCGCTGACCCGGCACCTGGCCGCGTACCCGGGCGACGCCCTGGCGCTGAGCGTCGCCGTGCCGACCATCGCGTTCTCCGGCGTCACCGACCTGGACGGCGCGATGGCCCGCCGGCTGGTGGAGCGCACCACGTCCGCGTACGAGGGGCACTGGTTCCACACCTCGCTGCTGGCCTTCATGCGCCAGGACGACGGCCGCTTCGACGAGGCCGGGGAGCTGGCCCGCCGGGCGCTGGCCGTGGAGCCGGCCGCGGGCCACGCCGTGCACGCGCTCGCCCACGTGCACTACGAGACCGGGGCCCACGAGCGCGGGCGGGACTGGCTGGACGGCTGGATCGGCGACCAGGGCCGCGGTGCCACGCACCGGGCGCACTTCTCCTGGCACGTCGCCCTGCACGAGCTGGCACTGGACGACCCGGACGCGGTACGGCGGCGCTGGTTCGCCCAGTTGGCGCCGGGCCGGGTGAACGGGGTGCGGGCGCTGGTGGACTCGGGGTCGCTGCTGTGGCGGGCCCGGATGTCGGGGTGCTGGACCGGCGAGCAGCCCGTGGAGGGCGTGCTGGCGGCGGTCGAGCGGGAGGTCGTGGAGCGGCCGGCGACGCCGTTCACCGCGATGCACGGCGCGGTGGCGCTGACCGCCGCGGGCGACCTGGCGGCGCTGCGCCGGCTGCGTACGCACGCGGCGGGCGCGGACCCGGTGCAGCGCGAGGTCGTGGCCCCCCTCTGCGAGGCGCTGGAGGCGGTGCTGGAGGAGCGCTGGCCGGACGCGGTGGCGCGGCTGGAGTCGATCCGGCCGGTGCTGCGCAAGGTCGGCGGCAGCGCGGCGCAGCGCGAAGTGGTGGAGGAGACGCTGCTGTTCGCGCTGGTGTCGGGCGGCCGGTGCGAGGCGGCCAGACGGCTGCTGGAGACCCGGCTGGACCGCCGTGACTCCCCCGCCGACCACCGCCGCCTCGCGGCGCTGCCCGGGCTCGACTGA
- a CDS encoding family 16 glycoside hydrolase: MSARLYHRVRRRMTTVLAAVFLVGGVWAAPAGADPAPDPAPGAERAPGPQNQPFAELPPQEPGVTLRTYDVQVPLDEICTLKPAQTPNVDKLMPQIDFSTAGDFGFEDNFVSHTIANINVPQNGTYTFRLTSDDGSRLLIDNQVVIDHDGLHGTDPPKDGTVELTAGYHSLFIEHFERGGGQQVTLAWQPPGAGGFTTVPNSVLSTDVGVVRVTAPGRKECEGYTDSPGDGLPLNSVHPDFKLTDLRPDGFEPQVTAMDWLPDDRLAVTTWGGTDNVTGEVYLLDNVTGDTSPEKVTVKKVAEGLKEPQGIKYVDGDLYVSQKHELTRLKDNDGDEVTDAYETVATWPFSDNFHEFAFGLLYRDGFFYLNLSVAINYGGATTDPQPSENRGTTIKVNRKTGKVSYVAGGLRTPNGIGWGPQDDMFVLDNQGGWLPSSKLLHIKQDRFFNHYTNPDGPFDDQPVTQPVLWLPQNEIANSPSTPLYMDKGTFAGQLLFGDVTYGGIQRADLQKVKGEYQGAVFRMTQGLEAGVNRISMGPDGAIYAGGLGAGGNWGQPGKLKHGLQKLTPGGNEAFDIVSMDATETGFEMSYTKPLSQETADALAESYSVTQWRYVPTPEYGGPKVDEEVLPVTSAKLSDDRKKVTLQIPGLKPGHVVHVRSPRPFTAEGGQELWSTEAWYTLNNIPGDEERVPTAYEAEEGRLDGGAELADEHAGHSGRGFVAGYGTKGASTTFDVTTAKGGTYDVGLRYSNGPNPFTGTKTVSMYVNGTKVKQAQLASTGTWKEWTTKTEKVSLRAGRNTIRYVNEGDDTGHVNLDMISVHRSGEPVTLFDGADRSAFQHVDGRTPEWPLLDGEAMEVCCGDIRTKKAYEDFKLHVEFWLPELPPDVTGQNRANSGVYLQERYEVQILDSYGKDPLANDDAAAIYKKKAADVNAAKPPGTWQTYDITFRAARFDADGKKTEDARISVVWNGVKVQDDVAVDGPTGAGKPETPVAGAIRLQDHGNAVRYRNITVQPL; the protein is encoded by the coding sequence ATGTCCGCACGGCTGTACCACCGGGTCCGCAGACGGATGACCACGGTGCTCGCGGCGGTCTTCCTCGTCGGCGGGGTCTGGGCCGCACCCGCCGGCGCCGATCCCGCACCTGATCCGGCACCCGGTGCCGAACGGGCCCCCGGCCCGCAGAACCAGCCCTTCGCCGAACTCCCCCCGCAGGAGCCAGGCGTGACGCTGCGCACGTACGACGTGCAGGTCCCGCTCGACGAGATCTGCACGCTCAAGCCCGCGCAGACCCCGAACGTCGACAAGCTCATGCCGCAGATCGACTTCTCGACCGCCGGGGACTTCGGTTTCGAGGACAACTTCGTCTCGCACACCATCGCCAACATCAACGTGCCCCAGAACGGCACGTACACCTTCCGCCTCACCAGCGACGACGGCTCTCGGCTGCTCATCGACAACCAGGTCGTCATCGACCACGACGGGCTGCACGGCACCGATCCCCCCAAGGACGGCACCGTCGAGCTGACCGCCGGCTACCACTCGCTCTTCATCGAGCACTTCGAGCGCGGCGGCGGCCAGCAGGTCACCCTGGCCTGGCAGCCTCCGGGCGCCGGTGGCTTCACCACCGTGCCGAACTCGGTGCTCAGCACCGACGTCGGCGTCGTCCGCGTCACCGCGCCGGGCCGCAAGGAGTGCGAGGGCTACACCGACTCGCCCGGCGACGGTCTGCCGCTGAACAGCGTCCACCCGGACTTCAAGCTGACCGACCTGCGCCCCGACGGCTTCGAGCCGCAGGTCACCGCGATGGACTGGCTGCCGGACGACCGGCTCGCGGTGACCACCTGGGGCGGCACCGACAACGTCACCGGCGAGGTGTACCTCCTCGACAACGTCACCGGCGACACCTCGCCGGAGAAGGTGACGGTGAAGAAGGTCGCCGAGGGCCTGAAGGAGCCGCAGGGCATCAAGTACGTCGACGGCGACCTCTACGTCTCGCAGAAGCACGAGCTGACGCGGCTGAAGGACAACGACGGCGACGAGGTCACCGACGCGTACGAGACCGTCGCCACCTGGCCGTTCAGCGACAACTTCCACGAGTTCGCCTTCGGCCTGCTCTACAGGGACGGGTTCTTCTACCTGAACCTCTCCGTCGCCATCAACTACGGCGGCGCCACCACCGACCCGCAGCCCTCCGAGAACCGCGGCACGACCATCAAGGTCAACCGCAAGACGGGCAAGGTCAGTTACGTGGCCGGCGGTCTGCGCACCCCCAACGGCATCGGCTGGGGGCCGCAGGACGACATGTTCGTCCTCGACAACCAGGGCGGCTGGCTGCCGTCGTCGAAGCTCCTGCACATCAAGCAGGACCGCTTCTTCAACCACTACACCAACCCCGACGGGCCGTTCGACGACCAGCCCGTCACCCAGCCCGTGCTCTGGCTGCCGCAGAACGAGATAGCCAACTCGCCCAGCACGCCGCTGTACATGGACAAGGGCACGTTCGCGGGCCAGCTCCTCTTCGGCGACGTCACCTACGGCGGCATCCAGCGGGCCGACCTGCAGAAGGTCAAGGGTGAGTACCAGGGCGCGGTCTTCCGCATGACCCAGGGCCTGGAGGCCGGCGTCAACCGCATCAGCATGGGCCCCGACGGCGCGATCTACGCCGGCGGCCTGGGCGCGGGCGGCAACTGGGGCCAGCCGGGCAAGCTGAAGCACGGCCTGCAGAAGCTGACGCCCGGCGGGAACGAGGCGTTCGACATCGTCTCCATGGACGCCACCGAGACCGGCTTCGAGATGAGCTACACCAAGCCGCTGTCGCAGGAGACCGCCGACGCGCTCGCCGAGAGCTACTCGGTCACCCAGTGGCGCTACGTCCCCACCCCCGAGTACGGCGGGCCCAAGGTGGACGAGGAGGTGCTGCCGGTGACCTCCGCGAAGCTGTCGGACGACCGCAAGAAGGTCACCCTGCAGATCCCCGGCCTGAAGCCCGGCCACGTGGTGCACGTGCGCTCCCCGCGCCCGTTCACCGCCGAGGGCGGCCAGGAGCTCTGGAGCACCGAGGCGTGGTACACGCTGAACAACATCCCCGGTGACGAGGAGCGCGTGCCCACCGCGTACGAGGCCGAGGAAGGCCGGCTCGACGGCGGCGCGGAACTCGCCGACGAACACGCCGGCCACTCCGGCCGCGGCTTCGTCGCCGGCTACGGCACCAAGGGCGCCTCCACCACGTTCGACGTCACGACCGCGAAGGGAGGCACCTACGACGTCGGACTGCGCTACTCCAACGGCCCGAACCCCTTCACCGGCACCAAGACGGTCAGCATGTACGTCAACGGCACCAAGGTGAAGCAGGCGCAGCTCGCGTCCACCGGCACCTGGAAGGAGTGGACGACCAAGACCGAGAAGGTCTCGCTGCGCGCGGGCAGGAACACCATCCGCTACGTCAACGAGGGCGACGACACCGGGCACGTCAACCTCGACATGATCAGCGTCCACCGCAGCGGCGAGCCCGTCACGCTCTTCGACGGCGCGGACCGCTCCGCCTTCCAGCACGTGGACGGCAGGACGCCGGAGTGGCCGCTGCTCGACGGCGAGGCCATGGAGGTCTGCTGCGGCGACATCCGCACCAAGAAGGCGTACGAGGACTTCAAGCTGCACGTGGAGTTCTGGCTGCCCGAACTGCCGCCGGACGTCACCGGGCAGAACCGCGCCAACAGCGGCGTGTACCTCCAGGAGCGGTACGAGGTCCAGATCCTCGACTCGTACGGCAAGGACCCGCTGGCGAACGACGACGCCGCCGCCATCTACAAGAAGAAGGCGGCCGACGTGAACGCGGCGAAGCCGCCGGGGACCTGGCAGACGTACGACATCACCTTCCGCGCCGCCCGCTTCGACGCGGACGGCAAGAAGACCGAGGACGCACGTATCTCGGTGGTGTGGAACGGCGTCAAGGTCCAGGACGACGTCGCCGTCGACGGCCCCACCGGGGCCGGGAAACCGGAGACGCCGGTCGCCGGCGCCATCCGGCTCCAGGACCACGGCAACGCGGTCCGCTACCGCAACATCACCGTCCAGCCCCTGTGA